Sequence from the Mytilus galloprovincialis chromosome 13, xbMytGall1.hap1.1, whole genome shotgun sequence genome:
ACACCAATACACCAGTGttgcaaattttaaattcaagTGTCGCACATTTTGGTGAAGTCTCGGTTATTCCTAGATAGCGATACGGCAATATATAAACCCATCATAGATgacaggattgaaattttgctCATAAGCCGCACGTTTTAATTACAACAGAATCATCATTGATGCTCAACATTTCAAAACGTAAGGACGAATGTTTAGGTTAAAATCATAGATTTATTTAATTACGGTAATTGTTTttagaattttgccttttttgaATAAATGAAATGCTCCAAAATGTTCAAGTTGCATAGAAACTGATTACAGAAGTTGATGGTttgaaattttatgcgactgtcatacaagtgagaggttttgctagctataacaacaggtttaatccacaattttcttaTTAAGAAAATGCTTTTACCAAACCATGAATATaaaaattgttatccattcgtttgatatgtttgagattttgattttgtcatttattacggactttccgttttgaattttcctccgatttcggtattttgttattttacttttcatgtATAATGTTTTTAAGTGAATATGTTCATTGAACGAATAAAGTCTGACGAAGTAGCGTAAAACTGTTATCAAATACAGAGAGTTTCCAATGTTTTAAACGCAATGTCGATCATCTGTTTATGTGTGCACGATAGAATATATaatcaaattttcaatgttttatacGTGACTTTTTTCtcattgaaataattatttaagtTGTAAACCGATTGAATATCAAGGAAAATAGATAGATCGTGATGAACTATGGTTCTTTCGTTTGAATAGTTTCATATTTAGTCTTTCCAGGGCTGTTTATAATTATTGTACAGTATGAATTTTGCTTAGCGTTGAAGGCCGTATCGAGATTGTTACATTCTCTCCTTCAATATTTAAACtagtaaattaaattaaaaaaaaagatatttgtgAAATCAGTTTGCAGCAAAACATTATACAGCACACATTGTGTGCAGCTGCTTATCCTTGATCTAACTACATTTTCATCTCTTAATTATCGACCGTGTTTGATGAAAATCTTAATCTATTTTGGAGAGTTGATGAACGCAAGTGATTTTTACAGTGAAATTTCTAAAATTGAAATTTGCTGTTGTGATTATTAACCTGAAATTAAAAACGATCTTCACTGTTATCTTATGCAATATGAACTGATGGGCAAAAGATGCTGCAACTTCAAATTTGAACCTATCTTATAAATATAAGCTAGTGCAAAGGAAATGTTTAAGCATATGGGGACGAGTAGAGGTGAAATAGGCAAATGCAAATTAGATTTAAATGTTCTACCGTTTCAGGGACTATATACGTTCCATTATAATGGATTCTTTTTCTAAAGTATGTAATTGCATATTCGGTTACATATATTCTCATTAATTAAAACGTCTTATCTTGATTTTATATCGTTAAAAAAAAGTAGGATAGGCTTTGGCTGTTCTGTTATGTGACAAGAAGAATACAACGACTGACTGTAGTGCGATAACTTTCAAACACGaataaacaaagacaaaaacaataaaagaaaaaagccTCTTCAGAAAAGCAATATAAATGCACCTTGTAAATCAAAGTGAAATGAAAGGACAGATTAAATTAGATGTTTTCCTGGATTATGATATCAATCAGTGTACTTCAAAACTGATTTTGTGTAATGAAATTGTAATTAACAACCCAAGAAAAgcaattttttttgtacatgtttacttttaaaataactaCGTTTCATGTGGAGCTTTTGTcgggtatatatatatacatatacataatgATGATGTACCCTTTTAAACTTGttatacatatacatacatatcaTTCATTGCTTTAACAATTCTAATATGTTATTTCAGCTCAAGGTCAGTTTCTATATATTCCTAAACTCCTATACTGAATCTTCAAGCGAACAATCGTCCCCCTGTTCACCGAAGTAATTGATTACTATGAATTTGAATACAATTCTTTTCACTTGGACACAACATGTCATTGTTCGCATTGTTCATCTATCTCCGTTTACAACTGAATAGTTCTTTTAATTTCGTTTTGAAGGCATTGTTCATGAAGGCATAAATGACAGGATTTGCGttatggtaaataaaaaataGATAGAAAACCACCGGATTCATTTCGAAAACTCTCAAAGCAACCAGCCAGGAGGGCAAGAACGCAACAATGAATACTAATGTGACTATTGATAGCATGAAAGCAGTTTTTATATTAGCCATTCTCATTTTCTCAAGTTTGGCTCGTGAAAGTCCACCCGGTTTTATGATGACATCTTTATCACTTATCGAAGTATCATTTCCATTTTTCTGAACGGctttgttatttttctctacctcCGACTTTCCAAATGACGTTTCATTGTTAAGAGTATTAAGAGTTGAAAATTCTGTTTGTTCTACCTCATTTGGCAAGGCATTCCAGAATCCACAGCATTGATTGGTTACAACTTTTAATCTTTGTCTACGTCTCGCGAGAACAGATCGGTATATCATGGCGTACAGAACCATCACTATGAGACAACAGATAGCAAAAAACGAAGAGTATATCTtttgatatatgtaaaagaaGGAGTCGTGATCGTCGTAACTTTGAACTGGTAAACACACAAAATCGGGTCTTAACATAATTTGAACGGTAGCATTTTCTTTGGAAGTTGTGTTCATCATTACATCTGTCGACACATCAAATGGCATCACCGTTGTTTTATTGATAGAGCTTGAATTCATCTGCAAAGAGCTATCAACCATTCCGTAGTTTAAAGAACACAAAACTCCCAAAACAACGGCAAACACACAAAGAAACGCAACAATATATTCTGCTCGCTTGATTGTCATGACATGTTTGAATGGATGGCAGATGCACAAATAACGATCAACCGCAATAGCCACCATGACAAAAGCAGAAAACGGAACAGTGGTAGTCATTaggaaaaaatacattttgcataCAAGATCATACTCCAATCTCATATTGAGGGCTTCCACGGCAATTGTGAAAGGTATTGTTACAAGACATGTTAAAAAATCTGTTGTGGCTAGTGTTAATATGAATATGGTTGATGTCAGTTTCTGCTTGAAGCTTGAAAATACATAGAGTACTAGGGCATTACCAATTACGCCTACTAAGGAACACACGCTCATGAGACCTATTGCAATGTTTACAGCGCGCTTATCTTCTTCTATCTTTGCATCTGTCATATTGTTTctgtttattttctgaaatacGAAAAATTTgatgtaaatattttcttttgattaacaaataaatataaactacatgtatcatCAAACATGCAAATCTATTATTGTGTATATTTGTCTAAAATTTTCCAGTTTTTTCCAGGTCTCCATTTATTCATTTACAGctaatttttataaacaaattgtAATTGATGATTTCAATTTACATCttaataattcaattattttaaaccATACTCTATCTagtatttaaaataaacataCGGAAACATTTCAATTCGATACGCATGTCTGTTCTAAGCTTCTTTATGTCAAAGTTAAACaggcaaatgcaaaaaaaaaaagatctggtAAAAACCAACAAAAGAATAGGAATGGCATGTATTAGTTGCTAGGGTAACCAAAATAATAAATCGTACACGTGAAACTTCCCTCCATTACTATCACTTTAAACATAACCCTTTATTGCTGGTAATGCAGCAAATATATACTAAGTAAAACAGTTcagcaacaaatattaaaataaactatGCTTCTAAATAAAACAACAGTACATTAATGTAACAAGGAAAATAAACGGCCAgttgtaattttgataaatatgtaaattatttccgcaacttcaattaaaaaatatgttatttttctttctcagtttttttatttatatataggtCGAAAGATGCATTATCGGTTTTTAACTTTAAACTTGAATGTTTCATGTTCTTCtatgtaatttatttaaataaaactgattcatgtatatattatatattcaaaattactaaaaaaaactgataaaaaatacCAAGATTAAAATCTTGTACGACAGACGGGCGTTTGGTGTAGAAAAGACTGACCAGTAACACacaaatcaaaagtaaaaaaggTCAAATCAAGAAGAAGCTGACGAACACTGTTGACCCAGTGGATAATACTTTTTGTCTTTGAATTTCCAATATGCACAGATTAAAAAGTGCTGTACCTATGTTCGAGTAAAAAAACCCTGCCAATTCGTTTCTATGTGTATTAATGTTGCAACAGGAGAGCTGTCAGATCATTAACCGTATAGGTTGGGCATGGTTGAGACCGATAGTCTACAATTATTGATCTACATTCGTTTTCGAATGTATTAGataaattaaataatacaaacaaaaaaactacaaGTGGGAAGCAATAAGACATTCAATAATTTTGTATCAACGTGCTGCTATGGTTTTTGAAGATAGAGTTGAAACAAACATCTCCCTTCCgcctaaaaaaaaacccaaaaaataaaaaaaaacctccacAAAACAAAACTGATTTTAATTCAACTCaattgaaatcaaatattttagTCTATGCATGAAAATGTATTGTAGATTGGCAGATCCTGAATTTATCACTAAGATGACCCTGACGAGCATATGAGATTACCAATAGTTTTATTGAGGTACGAGTTGCTCCATTTTTAGTATCTTTTAAACGATGCATTATTTATTGTCTTCTAAATGTCAACATATATCTAATATAAATACCTGTCTAACATAAGAGTATTAGCTGTAAAAGTCATGGTCAGTCGATTTGACCAGTAAAAGTCATGGTCAGTCGATTTGACCAGAATATTTCCTTACTTGATTTataacatgcaaaaaaaaaattattactaaAAGGCAATAAACAATGCATGTATTCGATAATATGTATCAGCATTTTTTGTGTGGAGTTTAGTCTAGACGGCTTCTTAAATTCCGCCTAAATTGTTAATTGACGCGAAATAatcgtttttaaaattttaagttgTAGCGAATGCTCAGTCAAAGAACTGAAAAGATAATATGTAAAACACACACGTTTTGAGGGAATGGAAAACctctttattaaatttgtttttttaataaccaTATTACTATCATAAAAGGCTGTCACTTTATGTAGCTTGTAATTCATGAAGTCACGTTTTCCTATAAAGTATTTGCCCGTATACATGCTGATATATATTTTCGAATTAGAGAAGAAATGGGGGTGACTTCCAATAAAACAGCAGTTTTGCACTGatatgtatttaatgtaataGAGAAAAGAGGTTAATATTGAAATGTACGTGCATTCATCGATAGAGATGAATTCATTACAGATTTCACTAATCGTCAGCAGAAATTAGCTAAAACATTCCTGATAAATTAGTGATTGCGTTTGATGTTTACAAAGCTTTCTGTAAATACCACACAAATTTATCTGTTATTTGCTAAATGTTTTTCTTGATTGACAAAGTAGTTTGTGACTGTCTTAAAGTATTCCGTATTGAATACACTCGATAGTTAAGGCGATTGGAAACGTCAAAGAGAAGTCAAGTTAAGTCTGGTAATGTATAATACTTGAAAAGGATCTGACACTTAGACTAGACACGATATTCAAATGTGTAAATAAAcagtatttgtaaaaataaaagaactgTTTTATCGTAAGATTACATTTCATAGAAAGGTGAAATTTACGTTAAAAAAGTTCTGTTTTAATTAAAGGCAATAGAAACAATGACTTGaataaataaaagttataaaaaacagTAGAAAGAATTTGACTATAAGAATAAATTCATTTCGAACATAAGAATTAAACACGAACACGAGTAAAGTGTGACACAAGAAAAAATCAATCAAACGGTCTATTGAGTGCTAGAAGTTCATAGAAGTATCAAATACAATATAGTATAACAACGgggtaaaattaatataaaatacttatATATCTTGTTCATAGAACTATCAAATACAATATAGTATAACAACGgagtaaaattgatataaaataccTATATACCTTCAAcagaggcaacagtagtataacggtgtttaaaagtaataaatcattaagagaaaacaaatccgtgttacaaacgTAAACCGATAGAATCACATCAgttataagagaaaaacaaaggaaCTACAGGAACACCGATTAACCACAAAGATAAAACGGCAACGAACAGTGAAGCAAACTATTCGATAACAAATTCCATATATTATTCTAAATGTTATACCtccaaatgataaaaacattgtaAACGAAATTTTCTTATTAGAAGCAATTATTAAGAAGACATGTGGCTTTCATAACTCATGCGTTGTCCAAACAGAATAATGATTCTTTAACTAATTGTAAACTACTTCCATAGTGAGGTTTTGCATGACAATTGTAAACTTGAATATAACCGTTCGACATTTTTATTATACAAGTTGTATAAGGTCGAGCAGCTCCTAAAAACatcttaaaatgacaaaataggcGAGAAACTGTTGTAGCCGGTTTTCACCTTGAAATATTGCCAATGATATCAATTGTTCCGATTGTTCATAGATGCTCTGAGTTCAGTACACGTAAAATGCCCCAGAGAACTCTGCTTTGATGTTCTATACTTCGGCTTTTCTGGTATAAATTAACATATACGTATTCAGATAATTCGCCCCCAAACGACTTTTTAAATGAATGTCTTGAAAGACCGATTTTACAAGGAAGTGATCGACTTGTTCACAGTGTTATTAAGCTAGCAGCATGATTTATTGTTAAACTACGTGATATTTATTGCAATGGACAATGATTTTGGACTGTCTCCAAGCTAGTTCACCGCGTGACACTATATTATCCTTTGTTACAAATAATCTTAAGAATGCGTTTATCATAGTAAATCATTCTTTTTATCATTAATACACAAACAGATGAATTTATGTTAACTAGAACAGCATGTTTAATAATCTGGAAGTAaatatcctgtttaattcataagAGCATTAAAGTGTAGGTTATTGTTCGTTTTTTTCCATGGTTTTATCTTTCAGTAAATGTAAAAGATGTCTTTTAAAcgcattttttaaacaataacaataaatgCTATATTATATCAATGATTGTATgaggtgatatatatatatgggtgttataaaattagttgttatattttatatattattcacgcaaagataagacgacccgtgaagatagaattccgtttgttttaaccttccatcccgatttgacaaatatttcatctactaTCCGAAAGCACTGGCGTCTAATCGAAAATGACTcttccttaaaagaaatttttccatcacctcctattattgcctatcgcagacccaaaaatctcaaagacatacttgtgacatcaaaagtaaagaaacaagaaacttctaaatttgggtgttacaaacaatgcggtagaagcaattgtaagtgctgtaaaGCCGCTAACACTGGCCACTCTTTCagcagcacagtaacaaagcagcgatacaacatctatgttacatctaattgcaaaacggaaaatagtatttatattcttactcTTGCggaacttgcaagctgcagtatgttggtgaaacagaaactaaattcaacatcagacttaacaatcaccggtcgttctatactaaaggaagaaactgtccaattacgagacacctcttaagaacaggacatacttttgataatatcacctttcaaataattgaggtaaaccaaaattgggacaccgaaaaaagaaaacagagagaaaggttctggatgcatcagctacgtactcttgaacctgatggacttaaagagagggatgaaaaacagttctacccaaaaccaaaggaataaatcatgaatttcattctatttaactaaaacaactatttgttaagatttaaaaattgttatgtacaataaacgacaaaaatatgtttatatacaccatcaatcaatatgttaaacttttacacgaactttgtgtagctcaagctacaaagatatttttttgtcatgcatccgatttcacctagatagatgcacatgcccgatgaagctaatttttttagcgaaatattgcgtgaataatatataaaatataacaattaatgttataacactcattagtgtgttaaagttacattcttagacacttatataatttaatttagtaactgcattagtttatttacaaactgatccacacctagatagattgaatgttgattgttgctatttttagacactatatatatatatatatatatatatatgttcggAACAATGAATAACATAATAGCTTCTAAGTCTGACATTACAGCGATAAAAACAGAAGCTTCAATGTTCATGGCTTCATGGTTTCAAAAGTTTccaattttgatatttgaatgtCGAAATTAAATAGTATGTTAGTATATATTTCCGACGGAAACTTTATGATCTAATaggttttcaaattttctatTCTGCAATAGGAAATACTGTCTTCCACAATTGTATCTTACTCCAATGAATCGTTTCTTTTTCAATAAAAGGCATAACGACAAATTATTGGCATTGAGTAAATCTGAATGACATCTTAGAAGACTTTAGCAAATATGAGGTATAATTGACTAAATATCCACTGTAAAAATTATAAAGACCTGTACATATAACTTTGTAGTTATGTATTGGTATACTAGTCCATTGGATGAGAAAAATGACTTATGGTAGGATTAATTAACAGTTGTCTACTTCACAAAAAAACCGATGTGAAGTGAATTGTCACTTTTATACAGCGTGCACCCTTCATAGGAAAAAAGTATCCGAAACGTAAGGGTAGTTAGAAAAGGGAAAACCAAGATGGCTTAAGCAGACTGATGCCGATCAATTGACGCCTCCTGACTTTTGACAGGCTTCCATTCATATGATTTTTGTTTAATCTAATAAAGTAAATGAcaataaactcaaaatttcgTTCTCTATCAAATCTCTTATAAGGCTTTTGTGTCGGCTATTAGTCTTAAGTGGTTTGTAAACGAACGTAAATCAGATTTGTTTAAGTAACAAGTGTTTTTACTGGTTTATTTTTGGTTTGTAAGCGTTGTTTAGTAAGGATTTGTTCTTCTAGAAATGCATCAGAAGTTGTCTATAATCTTGATCTTATTTAAGTGCATGTGTTGTTGTCAAGAcaaatttatcttaaaaaaaagtatttccaAAACGTGATCAGAAAAATAAGAaccaaaaatatgaagaaaatatCACGAAGTATATGTGAACGAGTCAACCTGTCAACAACCCAACAACATAATCTAATTTTGAATCATGTCATAGTTGGggttgttcatttaaaaaaatcaaaatattcttCAGACTATTAAAACTATCAACCTAAGCAGAGTTATAAcattaaatttacttaaaaaatgcactatttGCAAATACTTGCAATAAAAATAGACAATCTAACAAGTCTTGTTCTGAAAAAAGGAACACTTGTTGAAAAAGTTTTCTTTACTTTGACAAACATGAGTCCACGTTACATTTTTGTTTCTACCATATGTTAAAACACAAGACTCTATCgtgcatttgaaatatatctgAAGGTAaataattaaagtttaaaatgaaCAAACTCTTTTCTTAGATAAATACAATTGACCGCTAGAGATACTCTGTTGATAATATTTGTCAATGTATACATGATCTTTTTTAAGTTCCAATTTGACGTTTCTCTGTTCCAACCTGACATAACATTGTTCCAAGATATTTCTCACTTTTAACTTAGAAGTCAGAAACGTCAAGTTTGAAGTGAAATGAATCAATTTGAATGTGAGAAGTGTTAACTTGAAAAAACAGAATTACCAACTTTGTAATGAGAAATTTTAACTTTGATGTAAGAAATGTCaacttcaaaatgaaaaatatcaatttgaaagtTAGAAATGCAAGATAGAAGTAAGAAATGACAatgataaaataagaaatatcaaCTTGAACGTgataaatgtcaattttgaaatgAGAAATAACAACATAGTTCTAAGAAATGTTAACTCGGAAGTCACAAATATGAGATATAAAGAAGAAACGACAACTTTGAATTgagaaatatcaacttggacgtAGGAAATGTCAatactgaaatgaaaaatatcaacATGGATGTGCGAAATATCAATATGTCTTGGCGAAATGTCGtttttgaaataagaaatatCAACTCGTGACAAATGCAAGATATAAAGGAGAATTGTCAATTTTGAAAAGAGAAATTTTAATTTGGATATAAGAAATATCCATTTTGATATAAGAAatatcaattttgatatagaaatatcaattttgatATAAGAAATATCCATTTTGATATAAGAAATATCAATTTTGATATAAGAAATATCAAATTGGATATGAGAAATATCAAATTTGATATGAGAAATGTTTAAAATGAAGTGAGAAATGTAAGATAGAAGAGAGAAATGTCAAATTGGAAGAAAGAGATGCCAAAATAGAAATGagccaataaaaaaaataagaatgtacCTTCCAATCTTCTGAGATGCACTTTTCAACATCTGTTTTGACAGATTCATAATTTAGATTTTGTATTAACAATATAAAAGGAAAAGCATAAAGAAAAGACAATGACTGAATTTTGAAGAGACTATGAGAATAcaaccaaaataaaacaaaagtaccCTGGAAAAGAGGCGATGGAGCAACGAAGCCGGAAACTTGATTAAGTCTTACAGAATATGCCATCTATGGACATAAAACCTCGTCACTAATATTACAAGTTTTTACTTATTTCGAGAAAATTCTCTTGTATAGTTGGCTTCTGAACGATATGAGTTACTTGTTTCCCTCTTTTCATGTAACAAAAAGAAtccataacattttgttttcttatgaAACGCGTATACAGAGAGCATTCGtagtaaaaaaataactttgtttCCAATGGTTCTTAACAGTACGAGTATTTTTACGATTCACCGTACAATCCCTTGATAACAAAAACATCCGTTGTACAGACTAGATGTATCATATAACGTTATGACACCGATCACTCATCTTTCGTGTGTGCATTTcgtttaaaaatgattaaaaaaagtatTCCGATTCTTAATCTGaagattaaaatatttgtttttgtactgaagtgaaaaaaaaccaaattagaTTTCTTCTGAAAATAAGACAAAGTTAAcaatgagtttttttttgttcCAAACTGCCcgtttctgtattttatttaaaacgaATACTTTGACTATTCTTATAATACGTATAAAATGTTAGTCATGGGAAGAAAATTGTGTCCAATTAAAAGATAAATGGTTGGTACCTACACGCATTATCGTCAgacaaatttatatttgtataaattaaCTAGTGTAACATTAAGCATCTTTTCGTTAAAATCCGTCACTTGTATTCGATTACTTGGTACAGAGGTTTCTTTAGGTTTGTGGAAGGAAGTTATTCCCTTTACAGTCTAGTTAAatctaaataattcaaataatatttcatgATCATCtttaacgaaaaaaaataaaataaactaacagttatggtaaaaaaggaaaaaaaaagccTGAACTGAAATTAACTAAACATATCATGTAGAGGAATCACTTTAAAATAAGCAAGGTGATTGTCTCAACTGATTCacatgtaaataataaaatagaagAATTATATGATAACAtagaaaaggaaaaagaaaatccCAAATAGCCATGGAAACTTATGTACAGACACATACCACGCATACACTCTTTGACCTCATAAGAAGACAGCCTATAACACCCACAGAAAGATGAGTTTTCTCTTATAACACGCTCTACCAATCAATTAATTCATAAAACAACGTAAAGGATGGGCACAATCTTATTCCAATTGGTTATTTAAATTTCCTTTTTGATTTGAAACATTCATTTTAGTTCAATCAAGACatacagtataaaacataaaatgtgaATATACAAAAGGAAGCAGGGTGTTCGGGGGTCCTACGTGTTAATTTCCCATTCAATATTTAATGTGTTAGAAACAACAATCATATCATCGAGACATTTTCTCTTAATCTTTTAGCTTAGTCTAAAAACTACGAAGCAGTGTTAGTTTCCTATTTGCAAACTGATAATTTAGTATTTGTTCTTACCTTCACACAAAAGACTAGAAGCCTCGTTCTCAAATCAAAATGGAAGTCGCACATGAATCAAAACTACCGATCTACATTCGTTCACGAACCACTTCTCTCGATTCCCGGTCAGATTTAGATGTTGTAGATATAGAACacccatttttctattttctttttcttcatataTAGCATTACACATATGTTTTTCGTCCACGTATATAGAATgttattgctgggtcttccaagtgctccacgaaacctctttctaaactattaacatctattttatcagcaatcaaagacgggcttcaaagttattgtgaaactgcctattctagaggtggcgtgaatcagatgtggatacttaaaaattccaaagatctagttctagagtacatacaatctaactctctttcatcttgtaacagtattaaaacatt
This genomic interval carries:
- the LOC143056057 gene encoding uncharacterized protein LOC143056057 isoform X1, which gives rise to MTDAKIEEDKRAVNIAIGLMSVCSLVGVIGNALVLYVFSSFKQKLTSTIFILTLATTDFLTCLVTIPFTIAVEALNMRLEYDLVCKMYFFLMTTTVPFSAFVMVAIAVDRYLCICHPFKHVMTIKRAEYIVAFLCVFAVVLGVLCSLNYGMVDSSLQMNSSSINKTTVMPFDVSTDVMMNTTSKENATVQIMLRPDFVCLPVQSYDDHDSFFYIYQKIYSSFFAICCLIVMVLYAMIYRSVLARRRQRLKVVTNQCCGFWNALPNEVEQTEFSTLNTLNNETSFGKSEVEKNNKAVQKNGNDTSISDKDVIIKPGGLSRAKLEKMRMANIKTAFMLSIVTLVFIVAFLPSWLVALRVFEMNPVVFYLFFIYHNANPVIYAFMNNAFKTKLKELFSCKRR